A stretch of DNA from Coccidioides posadasii str. Silveira chromosome 1, complete sequence:
CGTATTTGATTTCTCGCCCCACCGATCTCGCGTACTAGTTTTTCCAGGACCGCCTGGGAATGACAATCGTAGTGGATGAGGAACTGATGGCGAGGTCTGATCGCCCGCTCCGTTTCTTGATCAGAGGGGCCGCTGGCGTCTTCGCCCGTGCGGCGCTTCcgattaatattattattaacaTCTCCGCCGGGCTGCTTTAATATCTTCATACGGGTAAGGGGCTCCAAGCACGGATCGTGTGGATCGGACGGCACGCGGGTTTTGCACCCCGACTCTTCATCCTCGGGCCTGTGGGTGTGGAGGGAGCTGCCTTTCCGTCTTCGCGGCCGTTTCTCCTTGACTGAGTACTTGATGTAGTCGGACTTGAATTCTTCCTGCTTTGCGGCGGTGTGGACGGCGAGCTCGGAGACTCGAGAGATCCAGGAGGGGATCTTGTCCGAGAGCAAGGAAAAGCAATTGAGTGACTCCGCGCTGTGGGAACTCATCACGGCTGAGTTCCACACAAGGGTATCTCTTGCCCAACAGGCGGCTGTATTCTGAATTTGTGTCGTGTGTCTCGTTAAGTCATCAATTTTTTGGCCGTTGGGaggcgagttggttggtGGGGAGGGTTGAGTTTCGGAGTGGTGTGGAGAGCAGGTAGTATGGAGTTAAGTTAGGGGGGACTAATCACTGGGGACAAAAACAACTCCAAGACAAactcgaaaaaaaaaaaaaaaaactataGATGTGAAGCGAGCATTTCCAttcgagagagagagagcaaacGAAACTTGTGGGgggggaggaagaggagaggagagtaGAAGAGGAGGGTCTTTGTTCTGCTGAGGAGATGATATGTCTGTCTGCCTGAGCCCGAGAGGCAAGCAAGAGTCGAGATGGCAATTGACGGACGGGAGAGAACATTTAGAAGGCGGACGAGACGCAGGAAACGCAGCGGGCGGATTGGCCCACTTGACAAATACGAACGGAAAGTTACGCAGGCTGCGTCACGTGGTGCGCTAAAATGCCTTCCCCGACAGCGTGCAGCGAAAAGTTACACGCCGTTACGCAGCCGTTTCGCGTACGGTATTACCGCCCGTCCTGTCACGAGCTTGCCGGGCACCGCGCTGCTCGTCCAGCGCTGCTGCtactactgctgctgctgagcCCTTCTTCACCGTGTTGTGACTTGTCACTGGGCGCCGTGGGAGGGGGGGAGGAGGCAAGCTTACAGTCGGGATACAACATCGAAGGGAGCTCTCTGCAGGCATATCCTGCACGACCAAGCGGTGAAGCCCAGAAGCACATGCACAAGCGTGGAGAAATGGGATTGAGACAAGCACCGAGCAATTAATGGTCATGGACCTTGGACATATGTAGTAATAAGCATGTAATAAATTAGAGCAAGGATCCAGCGATTCCCAATGCATCGAAATGCCACCCTCCTGATTTACCTGGTAACTCGTAAAACGAACAAGAATTCCGCCCTTTGTTGAACCCCCCCGGTCTGTAAAACAAGGCCAGTACAGCCGCCACAGCCAATCATACTTTGTTTCCTCCGTGCAGTCGATCCTTCTCCGAGCCGCTGATACCTGTCCTGGCACCGTACCGAGTACTGACAAATAAAACCAACCTGAAAAGTCGCCAAACCagtttttttaaaaaaaaaaaaaaaaaaaaagaaaaagaaacaaacaTCGAAACCGGCCAAAAACCAGCCCAAGACCGTCCCTGAACGTCGCCAAACAAGAGTCATCTGGGGGCTCTGAAAACAATCCCAACCGCACTGAACAACACTCGTCCCCCGCGAGCCTCTTAAACAAGCCTGTTGGTATTGGGCCGGGGGGAGTGTGCACCGGAGTACACCTCCGACCAACAGACCCAACCCGTGCAGACCCTAAACTCAGCTGCGGAAGGACCTCGTTCCGTGAccagaaggaaaaaaaaaaaggaatagGGGAGGAAATATTAAGAGGCAGCAGAGGCCAAATCACCAAAGATTGCATCCAGTTCGCAGAAGCTCCCTGGGCAATCTGGGATATCCGCGCTCGTGCTTCCTCGGACTTGACTTGATAGGTGGGCACCGCATCCGCCGTTTTTCGATTGTCTGGCTTATGAACCGCTCAGCTTGCCCTTCGATAGCTCGTAGAGCCATCCGTTCATATGCCGTGTGACGGCGTCGTAGGCCGCAGTCGCCTCTGCCATCTTGGCTTCAGCAACCTCCACCAACCGCTCCATCTCCCTGCGATAGACAGTCTCGACTGACTGTCGGATTGCCCACTGCATGCTCTGCTCCGCAGAGCCGCAGTGCTCGGCCGCAGCCTCCTTAGTGGAGGTCTTGGAGACGGTGGCTATTCAGTATTGATTAGTATGGGCCTTGGaaagttttttttttttttcttttctaaaACAAAAACCAATGCTGAATATATTAACATACCCGGCTTGTTGGCCTCCGAACTTGAGGACGGGTCCTCCGACTCTGCGTCCTCTGGGATGGGT
This window harbors:
- a CDS encoding uncharacterized protein (EggNog:ENOG410Q564), whose translation is MSPAAVADRRRKRVRVEAPIPEDAESEDPSSSSEANKPATVSKTSTKEAAAEHCGSAEQSMQWAIRQSVETVYRREMERLVEVAEAKMAEATAAYDAVTRHMNGWLYELSKGKLSGS